The following proteins are encoded in a genomic region of Nicotiana sylvestris chromosome 4, ASM39365v2, whole genome shotgun sequence:
- the LOC104237562 gene encoding uncharacterized protein — MDKRARIPSQKALMAKEISTSYGIAQRGQKSSNSSKELARKTQPSPKTNETVTLNRETEKSQRIWSEVLQASPSEDQAAPTSSGKKSWADEVEEEMETQKKQGSIWDDFDIAKISNAGYKLEYVEPKTHVSLQLFQTSNG; from the exons ATGGACAAGAGAGCTCGCATCCCATCCCAGAAGGCTCTAATGGCCAAGGAAATATCCACATCATATGGAATTGCTCAGCGAGGGCAGAAATCAAGTAATAGTAGCAAGGAATTAGCAAGGAAAACTCAGCCAAGTCCAAAAACCAATGAAACAGTAACCCTAAACAGAGAAACAGAGAAATCTCAACGAATATGGTCTGAAGTGTTACAAGCTTCACCAAGCGAGGACCAAGCAGCACCTACCAGTAGTGGCAAAAAATCATGGGCAGATGAGGTTGAAGAGGAGATGGAAACGCAGAAGAAGCAAGGATCAATCTGGGATGACTTCGACATAGCAAAAATCTCAAATGCAGGCTATAAATTGGAATATGTAGAACCTAAAACTCATG TTTCTTTGCAGTTGTTCCAGACTTCCAATGGCTAA